A single genomic interval of Amycolatopsis albispora harbors:
- a CDS encoding allantoate amidohydrolase, with protein sequence MTASGLLDRIADVGRDRARGGYSRHAFDSAEAELREWFTAEAGWLGLDVETDRNGNIWAWWGTPGPDATVTGSHLDSVPGGGAFDGPLGVVSALDAVGILQRKGFTPGKPFAVVVFAEEEGGRFGVPCLGSRLLTGSIDPDQARALRDPDGTTLADAASRAGYDPSRFGPDREALSRIGRFLELHVEQGRGLIDLDSPVAVGSTVIAHGRWRFSFQGQGNHAGATLLSDRRDPMLPAAATVGAVRRIAAGVPDARATVGRLVPTPGGTNVIASTVDLWLDARVPGSGLTEALVEDIAGAAREAAAAEGCTVTVTKESYSDTVAFDGGLRDRLSGVLGGVPELPTGAGHDAAILAPHVPSGMLYVRNPTGISHSPEEFAEAADVDHGARALADVLEDLSR encoded by the coding sequence ATGACCGCGTCCGGGCTGCTCGACCGCATCGCCGACGTCGGCCGCGACCGGGCGCGCGGCGGTTACTCGCGGCACGCGTTCGATTCGGCCGAAGCCGAGCTGCGCGAGTGGTTCACGGCCGAGGCCGGATGGCTCGGGCTCGATGTGGAGACCGATCGCAACGGCAACATCTGGGCGTGGTGGGGCACGCCGGGGCCGGACGCGACGGTCACCGGCAGCCATCTCGACTCGGTGCCGGGCGGTGGTGCCTTCGACGGCCCGCTCGGCGTGGTCAGCGCGCTGGACGCGGTGGGCATCCTGCAGCGCAAGGGGTTCACGCCGGGCAAGCCGTTCGCGGTGGTGGTGTTCGCGGAGGAGGAGGGCGGCCGGTTCGGTGTGCCGTGCCTGGGTTCGCGGCTGCTCACCGGCTCCATCGACCCGGACCAGGCCCGTGCGCTGCGGGACCCGGACGGCACCACGCTCGCCGACGCGGCTTCGCGGGCCGGGTACGACCCCTCGCGGTTCGGGCCCGATCGGGAGGCGTTGTCGCGGATCGGGCGGTTCCTCGAACTGCACGTCGAGCAGGGGCGCGGCCTGATCGACCTGGACTCGCCGGTGGCCGTGGGCAGTACCGTGATCGCCCACGGCCGGTGGCGGTTTTCCTTCCAGGGGCAGGGAAACCACGCGGGCGCGACGTTGCTGTCCGACCGCCGCGACCCGATGCTCCCGGCGGCGGCCACCGTCGGTGCCGTGCGACGAATCGCGGCCGGGGTGCCGGACGCGCGGGCCACGGTCGGCCGCCTGGTGCCCACGCCGGGCGGTACCAACGTCATCGCGTCCACAGTGGACCTGTGGCTGGACGCGCGGGTGCCCGGGAGCGGGCTGACCGAGGCGCTGGTCGAGGACATCGCCGGGGCGGCGCGGGAAGCCGCGGCCGCGGAGGGCTGCACGGTGACGGTGACCAAGGAGTCCTATTCGGACACCGTCGCGTTCGATGGTGGCCTGCGTGACCGGTTGTCCGGGGTGCTCGGCGGGGTGCCGGAGCTGCCGACCGGCGCCGGGCACGACGCGGCGATCCTCGCCCCGCACGTGCCGTCGGGCATGCTCTACGTGCGGAACCCGACGGGGATCAGCCATTCGCCGGAGGAGTTCGCCGAGGCGGCGGACGTCGACCACGGGGCGCGTGCGCTGGCGGACGTGCTGGAGGACCTTTCGCGATGA
- the hutU gene encoding urocanate hydratase, with the protein MSQTVRAARGTTLTAKNWQSEAALRMFHNNLDPEVAERPEDLVVYGGTGKAARDWASFAAITRGLTTLDEDETLLVQSGKPVGVFRTHEWAPRVLIANSNLVGDWATWPEFRRLEQLGLTMYGQMTAGSWIYIGTQGILQGTYETFAAVAKKKFGGSLKGTLTVTAGLGGMGGAQPLAVTMNDGVALVIECDPERARRRVETRYLDEIADDLDDAIRRVSTAKKEQRALSVGVIGNAAEVLPELLRRGVEVDIVTDQTSAHDPLAYLPKGISVDDWADYAAKKPDEFTDRSRESMADHVDAMLGFLDAGAEVFDYGNSLRGEAKLGGCERAFDFPGFVPAYIRPLFCEGQGPFRWAALSGDPEDIAATDRAMLELFPENESLARWIRLAGERVAFQGLPARICWLGYGERHLAGLRFNEMVASGELKAPVVIGRDHLDSGSVASPYRETEGMADGSDAIADWPLLNAMVNTASGASWVSIHHGGGVGMGRSIHAGQVCVADGTALAGQKIERVLTNDPGMGVIRHVDAGYERAAEVAAERGVRVPMKEAE; encoded by the coding sequence ATGAGCCAGACCGTGCGCGCCGCCCGCGGCACCACGCTGACCGCGAAGAACTGGCAGAGCGAAGCCGCGCTGCGGATGTTCCACAACAACCTCGATCCCGAGGTGGCCGAGCGGCCGGAGGACCTGGTGGTCTACGGCGGCACCGGCAAGGCCGCCCGCGACTGGGCCAGCTTCGCCGCGATCACCCGCGGACTGACCACTTTGGACGAAGACGAGACGCTGCTGGTGCAGTCGGGCAAGCCGGTCGGCGTGTTCCGCACGCACGAGTGGGCGCCGCGGGTGCTGATCGCCAACTCCAACCTGGTCGGCGACTGGGCCACCTGGCCGGAGTTCCGGCGGCTGGAGCAGCTCGGGCTGACCATGTACGGCCAGATGACCGCGGGTTCGTGGATCTACATCGGCACGCAGGGCATTCTCCAGGGCACCTACGAAACCTTCGCCGCGGTGGCGAAGAAGAAGTTCGGCGGCTCGCTCAAGGGCACGCTGACCGTCACCGCCGGGCTCGGCGGCATGGGCGGCGCGCAGCCGCTCGCGGTGACCATGAACGACGGGGTCGCGCTGGTCATCGAATGTGATCCCGAGCGGGCGCGGCGCCGGGTGGAGACCCGCTACCTGGACGAAATCGCCGACGACCTCGACGACGCGATCCGGCGGGTCAGCACGGCGAAGAAGGAGCAGCGGGCGCTGTCCGTCGGGGTGATCGGGAACGCCGCCGAGGTGCTGCCGGAGTTGCTGCGCCGGGGTGTCGAGGTGGACATCGTCACCGACCAGACCTCCGCGCACGACCCGCTGGCGTACCTGCCCAAGGGCATTTCGGTCGACGACTGGGCCGACTACGCGGCCAAGAAGCCCGACGAGTTCACCGACCGCTCGCGGGAATCGATGGCCGACCACGTGGACGCCATGCTCGGCTTTCTCGACGCGGGCGCGGAGGTCTTCGACTACGGCAACTCGCTGCGCGGTGAGGCGAAGCTCGGCGGCTGCGAGCGCGCCTTCGACTTCCCCGGTTTTGTGCCCGCGTACATCCGGCCGCTGTTCTGCGAGGGCCAGGGCCCGTTCCGCTGGGCCGCGCTCTCCGGTGATCCCGAGGACATCGCCGCCACCGACCGCGCGATGCTGGAGTTGTTCCCGGAGAACGAATCCCTCGCGCGCTGGATCCGGCTCGCCGGGGAACGCGTCGCCTTCCAGGGGCTGCCCGCGCGGATCTGCTGGCTGGGTTACGGCGAGCGGCACCTGGCCGGGCTGCGGTTCAACGAGATGGTCGCCAGCGGGGAGCTGAAGGCGCCGGTGGTGATCGGCCGCGACCACCTCGACTCCGGCAGCGTGGCCTCGCCGTACCGCGAGACCGAGGGCATGGCGGACGGTTCGGACGCGATCGCCGACTGGCCGCTGCTCAACGCCATGGTCAACACCGCGTCCGGGGCCAGCTGGGTGTCCATCCACCACGGCGGCGGGGTCGGCATGGGCCGGTCCATCCACGCCGGGCAGGTCTGCGTGGCCGACGGCACCGCGCTGGCCGGGCAGAAGATCGAGCGCGTGCTGACCAACGACCCGGGCATGGGCGTGATCCGGCACGTCGACGCCGGTTACGAGCGGGCCGCCGAGGTCGCGGCCGAGCGCGGGGTGCGGGTGCCGATGAAGGAGGCCGAATGA